A single Gemmatimonadota bacterium DNA region contains:
- a CDS encoding serine hydrolase translates to MHRASRFGIATVAVGAIVVTACSTTVHPVTPSIPVANTPTNARVVAGLNSTLPARIDSIINAAIADHAAPAMAVAIGRYDNLIYLHSYGRLTYADTAPAVDEHTRFDVASLTKVVATTTAAMMLEEQGKLDISRTVASYLPEFNAPDKKDITVRQLITHRGGLEAFAPLWATLKGKQQFLAAINSRPLAYPPGTKSVYSDWDYVLMGFIVERITGQTLDTYTAQHIFGPLGMTETGYRPDTVDRRHIAPTEIDTLRGLVWGKVHDENANAMGGVSGHAGLFSTAHDMAIFARMMLNGGSVGSVRLLAPTTIARWTAAQDPGSSRALGWDTPAPHSSAGRYFSPRSYGHTGFTGTSIWTDPERGVWVVLLTNRVYPTRNNQKAGPLRRAVADAVQEAVMDAPLIDWEALHPATRPE, encoded by the coding sequence ATGCATCGAGCAAGCAGGTTCGGCATCGCCACAGTTGCGGTAGGTGCGATAGTTGTTACCGCGTGCAGCACCACGGTTCATCCCGTAACGCCAAGCATTCCAGTTGCAAATACTCCAACCAACGCGAGAGTCGTCGCAGGCTTGAATTCGACGCTGCCGGCGCGCATCGACTCGATCATAAACGCGGCGATCGCAGACCACGCGGCGCCTGCAATGGCGGTCGCAATCGGACGCTACGACAATCTCATCTATCTTCACTCGTATGGTCGTCTGACGTACGCGGACACTGCACCGGCAGTGGATGAGCACACGCGCTTCGACGTGGCCTCGCTCACCAAGGTGGTGGCAACGACGACGGCGGCGATGATGCTGGAGGAACAGGGAAAGCTGGACATAAGCCGGACAGTGGCGTCGTACCTGCCGGAATTCAACGCGCCGGACAAGAAGGACATAACAGTGCGGCAGCTGATCACGCATCGCGGTGGATTGGAAGCCTTCGCACCGCTGTGGGCCACGCTCAAGGGGAAGCAGCAGTTCCTCGCTGCGATCAATTCGCGTCCGCTGGCATATCCACCTGGCACCAAGTCGGTCTACAGCGACTGGGACTACGTGCTGATGGGATTCATCGTGGAGCGAATCACCGGTCAGACACTCGACACCTATACCGCACAGCACATCTTCGGACCGCTCGGCATGACCGAGACCGGGTATCGCCCGGATACGGTGGACAGGCGCCATATCGCACCAACGGAAATTGATACGTTGCGAGGCCTCGTGTGGGGCAAGGTGCACGATGAGAACGCGAACGCTATGGGAGGTGTGTCGGGCCACGCGGGACTCTTCTCGACCGCGCACGACATGGCGATCTTCGCGCGGATGATGTTGAATGGTGGAAGCGTTGGATCCGTGCGCCTTCTTGCGCCTACGACGATTGCACGTTGGACCGCGGCGCAGGATCCGGGTTCGAGCCGTGCACTCGGTTGGGACACACCCGCACCGCATTCGAGTGCTGGCCGGTACTTCTCGCCGCGGAGCTACGGCCACACTGGCTTTACCGGCACTTCCATCTGGACCGACCCGGAGCGCGGGGTGTGGGTGGTGCTACTCACCAACCGCGTCTATCCCACACGCAATAATCAGAAAGCTGGGCCGTTGCGTCGCGCGGTTGCGGACGCTGTGCAGGAAGCAGTGATGGACGCGCCGCTGATCGATTGGGAGGCGCTGCATCCGGCAACTCGGCCGGAATGA
- a CDS encoding TonB-dependent receptor — translation MTHFIPRLIAALVPALAQQLSAQGTPPDTLPAVHVTVLRTPFDVTRAPLNVASVGARDIAVARPGFSLDEALGQVAGIQVDDRLNFAIGERLSVRGIGVRSQFGTRGVRVLVDDIPATLADGQSALNNIDMGSLGLAEAIRGPASALYGNASAGVISFRTLPPPPVPFAPTARVMSGSNGLARFQLGAGGMKGRGSYVVNADRLDYSGYRAYSHARNAHVNAVGTWDWDRISLKLVANGVQYNAENPGSLSDSLLKIDRRQAYSNNFRQRTGERGRQNQVGATARAQLGVGELRLSAYGLTRSINNPIPTSIIGIHRAAGGVRAAYAVTQGNADRNVTAMIGGESDLQRDDRRNWVNSAGVARALTLDQRERVTSTSPFLQLSATAGKLTFLGGARYDQFRFEAQDHLINATNPDDSGVRKMTSTSPTLGVAYAVTPLLSLYTNVSNGFQTPTTTELANRPSGAGGFNPTLQPERTHSHEAGIKGRASFMSYDFAAYDMRIDDELIPFEVASTAGRQFYRNAGTARHRGIDASATAVLMPDVRLHGTYSFTDARYVSYTVASGATTTSYATNRVPGVAPNLASLSLDVGAPESRFFSVEERYRSNIMVNDANTASAPASIVTNLRGSMRVGPTSLFGGIGNLFDEVYDTSVSINAFGGRYFDPAAGRTFYVGIDLLSVRK, via the coding sequence ATGACGCATTTCATCCCCCGTCTGATCGCCGCGCTTGTTCCAGCTCTCGCGCAGCAACTCTCCGCGCAGGGCACGCCACCCGACACCTTGCCGGCGGTTCACGTCACCGTGCTTCGTACGCCATTCGATGTCACGAGAGCACCGCTGAACGTTGCATCGGTCGGCGCGCGCGACATCGCCGTTGCGCGACCCGGCTTTTCACTCGATGAAGCTCTCGGGCAGGTCGCGGGGATTCAGGTCGACGACAGACTGAACTTCGCGATCGGTGAACGTCTCTCCGTGCGTGGCATCGGTGTACGCTCGCAGTTCGGCACGCGCGGCGTTCGGGTGCTGGTCGACGACATTCCTGCGACGCTCGCAGACGGTCAATCCGCGCTCAACAACATCGACATGGGCTCGCTCGGCCTGGCGGAGGCTATTCGTGGTCCGGCATCTGCGTTGTACGGAAACGCATCGGCTGGCGTCATCTCGTTTCGAACGCTGCCGCCGCCGCCAGTCCCGTTTGCACCAACCGCGCGCGTCATGTCAGGCAGCAACGGACTCGCGCGATTCCAGCTTGGCGCCGGCGGAATGAAGGGGAGAGGCAGCTACGTCGTAAACGCCGACAGACTCGACTATTCCGGCTACCGTGCGTACAGCCACGCACGCAACGCGCACGTCAACGCCGTCGGGACATGGGACTGGGACAGGATATCGCTCAAGCTTGTCGCCAACGGCGTGCAGTACAACGCCGAGAATCCCGGAAGCCTTTCGGATTCGCTCCTGAAGATCGATCGACGTCAGGCATACTCGAACAATTTCAGGCAACGCACCGGTGAGCGCGGCCGTCAGAATCAGGTGGGTGCCACTGCACGCGCGCAACTCGGAGTCGGCGAGCTGCGGCTGTCTGCATATGGGTTGACGCGCTCGATCAACAACCCCATTCCGACGAGCATAATCGGCATTCACAGAGCGGCGGGCGGAGTGCGCGCAGCATACGCCGTGACCCAGGGCAACGCCGATCGCAACGTGACAGCAATGATAGGCGGCGAGTCCGACCTGCAGCGGGACGACAGGCGCAACTGGGTGAACAGCGCCGGTGTCGCCCGCGCATTGACGCTGGACCAGCGCGAACGCGTGACGAGCACGTCGCCATTTCTGCAGCTGAGTGCAACCGCCGGCAAACTGACATTTCTGGGCGGTGCGCGATACGACCAGTTTCGTTTTGAAGCGCAGGACCATCTCATCAACGCCACCAATCCGGATGATTCGGGCGTGCGCAAGATGACGTCCACGAGCCCCACTCTGGGTGTCGCGTATGCCGTGACGCCGCTGCTGTCTCTGTACACCAACGTGTCCAACGGATTTCAGACGCCGACGACGACCGAGCTCGCCAATCGTCCAAGCGGGGCCGGTGGTTTCAATCCGACGCTGCAGCCGGAGCGCACCCATTCGCACGAGGCTGGAATCAAGGGCCGCGCGAGCTTCATGTCATACGACTTCGCCGCGTACGACATGCGCATCGATGACGAGTTGATCCCATTCGAGGTGGCATCCACTGCAGGACGGCAGTTCTACCGCAACGCCGGCACCGCTCGGCACCGCGGCATCGATGCGAGCGCGACCGCCGTGCTCATGCCCGATGTGAGGCTGCATGGTACATACTCGTTCACCGACGCGCGTTACGTGAGCTACACGGTCGCGTCAGGCGCAACGACGACGTCCTACGCGACCAACCGTGTTCCCGGCGTGGCCCCGAACCTTGCATCGCTGTCGCTGGATGTCGGCGCTCCGGAGTCGCGCTTCTTCTCCGTCGAGGAGCGCTATCGGTCCAATATCATGGTCAACGACGCGAACACCGCATCTGCACCTGCGTCGATCGTTACCAATCTGCGTGGCTCGATGCGCGTCGGGCCGACGTCGCTGTTTGGCGGGATTGGCAACCTTTTCGATGAGGTGTACGACACGTCGGTGTCGATCAACGCCTTCGGCGGTCGTTACTTCGATCCGGCCGCGGGGAGAACGTTCTACGTCGGTATCGATCTACTCTCCGTCAGGAAGTGA
- a CDS encoding phenylalanine 4-monooxygenase: protein MATTLGHDTAEDIPGLTTTRAPFIEAARAHGELYIEQPYDLYNAENHEAWRQLFARMGDRWQRYANPRFLQGVETLCLDPSAVPRLEDVNKFMAPRTGFKAKAVSGYVPAYLFFDSLRKREFPTTITIRDAGRLDYLPEPDIFHDIAGHVPMHTDPAFADALVRFGEAAQTAVHIVKRIKDPDEQVRRTTSIMKAMARFFWFTVEFGLMRAPDGKGVKAYGSGLLSSYGELQHSIESPMVQRYPIQLEWVINQYFEIDHYQPLLFIVESFEHLFEQVGVLEDWMKQGKLDNVSPGEPALSDVDVRSFIEASA from the coding sequence ATGGCGACGACGTTGGGACACGACACGGCGGAAGATATTCCCGGGCTCACGACTACGCGCGCCCCGTTCATAGAAGCCGCGCGCGCGCACGGCGAACTGTACATCGAACAGCCGTACGACCTGTATAACGCCGAGAATCACGAGGCGTGGAGGCAGCTGTTCGCACGTATGGGCGACCGGTGGCAGCGCTACGCCAATCCGCGTTTCCTGCAGGGCGTCGAAACGCTCTGCCTCGATCCGAGTGCGGTGCCGCGTCTGGAAGACGTGAACAAGTTCATGGCGCCGCGCACGGGCTTCAAGGCGAAAGCCGTGAGCGGGTATGTCCCGGCCTATCTGTTCTTCGATTCGTTGCGGAAGCGCGAGTTTCCGACGACCATCACCATCCGCGATGCTGGCCGGCTGGATTACCTCCCCGAGCCGGACATCTTCCACGACATCGCCGGCCACGTGCCGATGCACACCGATCCCGCCTTCGCCGATGCGCTGGTACGCTTCGGAGAGGCGGCGCAGACCGCCGTTCATATCGTGAAGCGTATCAAGGATCCGGACGAGCAGGTTCGCCGCACCACGAGCATCATGAAGGCCATGGCGCGGTTCTTCTGGTTCACTGTCGAGTTCGGACTCATGCGTGCGCCGGATGGGAAAGGGGTCAAGGCGTACGGCAGCGGCCTGCTCTCGTCGTACGGCGAGCTGCAGCACAGCATCGAGTCGCCGATGGTGCAGCGGTATCCGATCCAGCTGGAGTGGGTGATCAACCAGTACTTCGAGATCGATCACTACCAGCCGCTACTCTTCATCGTAGAGTCATTCGAACACCTGTTCGAACAGGTCGGCGTGCTGGAAGACTGGATGAAGCAGGGCAAGCTGGACAATGTCTCGCCGGGAGAGCCGGCTCTGTCGGACGTCGACGTCCGCAGCTTCATCGAAGCTTCGGCGTAA
- a CDS encoding SDR family oxidoreductase — MDLGIKDKVALVTASSRGLGRAVAEELAAEGANLVLCARSQSSLDETVRAITRSSGVRVISVVADISDPAAVERIWNSAQDEFGRVDILVNNAGGPPAGPFEAHPPSAWTDAWRLTFESAVNMTRSVLPGMKQRLWGRIINITSIAVKQPVDSLILSNSVRAAVTGFARTLANEVATYGVTVNNVMPGYTLTDRIAHLAESNATRRGTTAEAEIAAMESQIPMRRLGTPREFAAMVAFLASERASYTTGASIPVDGGWIRSLL; from the coding sequence ATGGATCTCGGCATCAAGGACAAGGTCGCCCTCGTCACGGCGTCCAGCCGTGGACTCGGCCGCGCGGTCGCGGAAGAGCTGGCGGCGGAGGGAGCGAACCTGGTGCTGTGTGCACGCAGCCAGTCCTCGCTGGACGAAACCGTGCGCGCGATAACCAGGTCGAGCGGCGTAAGAGTCATTTCCGTCGTGGCAGACATTTCCGACCCCGCGGCGGTGGAGCGCATCTGGAACTCCGCGCAAGATGAATTCGGTCGCGTGGACATTCTCGTCAACAACGCGGGCGGTCCGCCCGCCGGTCCGTTCGAGGCGCATCCGCCGTCAGCATGGACCGACGCGTGGCGACTTACATTCGAGAGCGCTGTCAACATGACCCGCTCCGTGCTGCCGGGAATGAAGCAGCGTCTGTGGGGGCGCATTATCAACATCACATCGATTGCCGTCAAGCAGCCGGTGGATAGCCTGATTCTCTCGAACAGTGTGCGAGCAGCGGTTACAGGGTTCGCTCGCACACTGGCGAACGAAGTCGCGACCTACGGCGTGACAGTGAACAACGTAATGCCGGGGTACACGCTCACCGATCGCATCGCGCACCTGGCGGAGAGCAACGCAACGCGGCGCGGCACGACAGCCGAGGCGGAGATCGCGGCGATGGAATCGCAGATTCCCATGCGCAGACTCGGTACACCGAGGGAATTCGCGGCGATGGTCGCGTTCCTGGCGTCGGAGCGCGCGAGTTACACCACCGGAGCGTCGATACCCGTCGACGGAGGCTGGATTCGCTCGCTACTCTGA
- a CDS encoding GNAT family N-acetyltransferase, which translates to MITRKATPEDAASISALIDLYVPSGTLLPRSEEFIAMYAHEFVVVERDGEIVGCVHLDEYSPSLAELRSLAVAPGAQGIGIGKALVAATERFARARDYTTLFAVSNDTEFFARFGFTRRNIPELDLERSEVSKYKGVFAKDLAATNIGQSGVSA; encoded by the coding sequence GTGATTACTCGCAAGGCAACTCCCGAAGACGCGGCGTCGATCAGCGCGTTGATCGACCTCTACGTGCCCAGTGGCACTCTCCTGCCGCGATCCGAAGAATTCATCGCCATGTACGCCCACGAGTTCGTCGTCGTGGAGCGGGACGGCGAAATCGTAGGCTGCGTGCACCTGGACGAATACTCGCCCAGCCTGGCGGAGCTGCGCTCGCTTGCAGTTGCACCGGGGGCGCAGGGTATCGGAATAGGAAAGGCACTCGTCGCGGCCACCGAACGGTTCGCGCGAGCGCGCGACTACACGACCCTCTTCGCCGTAAGCAACGATACCGAGTTCTTTGCGCGATTCGGATTCACGCGCCGCAATATCCCGGAGCTCGATCTGGAACGGAGCGAGGTCAGCAAGTACAAGGGAGTCTTCGCGAAAGATCTGGCGGCCACGAATATCGGGCAGTCCGGCGTGTCGGCGTAG
- a CDS encoding extracellular solute-binding protein — MNRLLSARSTAYPILTAAVAALIGACSGSPRPDHPPLVVFNAGALALPLRAALDSFAPSQGYGASQENAGSVETIRKISDLGRVPDIVAVADTALFARLIPGRLTGPIALLGSSRLVLAYTDRSRFADEVTARNWADVTTRQGVQVGRSDPTLDPAGYRALMAMQLAERYYKRPGLAAKLRAAASTANVRPKSADLVALLQTGNLDYAWEYESVARKLGLRFVNLPREVDLGDPTLATTYSVASVDISSPSSESRSGGASHVPLVMHGAPIVFGAGVPRDAPHAEAAHRFITFLMSPEGRSILVASGLQPVGAAAADTR, encoded by the coding sequence ATGAATCGGCTACTATCCGCGCGGTCAACAGCCTACCCGATCCTCACTGCGGCGGTGGCCGCGCTGATCGGCGCCTGCAGTGGGTCGCCGCGGCCGGATCATCCGCCGCTCGTCGTCTTCAACGCCGGCGCGCTAGCCCTGCCGTTACGGGCGGCGCTCGATTCGTTCGCGCCGAGTCAGGGGTACGGAGCGAGCCAGGAAAACGCCGGGTCTGTGGAGACGATTCGGAAGATCAGCGATCTGGGCCGCGTGCCAGACATCGTCGCAGTCGCCGATACGGCGCTGTTCGCTCGCCTCATACCCGGTCGGCTCACGGGCCCGATCGCGCTGCTCGGCAGCAGCCGCCTGGTTCTGGCATACACCGACCGTTCCCGCTTCGCTGACGAGGTGACCGCCCGGAACTGGGCCGACGTCACGACCAGACAGGGAGTTCAGGTTGGGAGGAGCGATCCCACGCTCGATCCTGCGGGTTACCGGGCGCTCATGGCGATGCAGCTGGCCGAACGGTACTACAAGCGGCCCGGACTCGCGGCGAAGCTCCGGGCGGCGGCATCGACGGCGAATGTGCGTCCAAAATCCGCAGATCTTGTCGCATTGCTCCAGACGGGGAACCTGGACTACGCCTGGGAGTACGAGTCCGTCGCCCGCAAGTTGGGCCTTCGATTCGTCAACCTCCCGCGTGAGGTCGACCTCGGCGATCCAACGCTCGCCACGACGTATTCCGTGGCGAGCGTCGACATTTCATCGCCGAGCTCGGAGAGCAGGTCGGGCGGCGCCTCGCACGTGCCGCTGGTGATGCACGGTGCGCCGATTGTATTCGGCGCGGGTGTCCCGAGGGATGCTCCGCACGCTGAGGCGGCACACCGATTTATCACATTTCTGATGTCACCTGAAGGCCGTTCGATCCTTGTCGCATCTGGGCTGCAACCTGTTGGCGCTGCCGCAGCCGATACCAGATAG
- a CDS encoding cupin domain-containing protein, with protein MNTKVRHFRWDNMPKEVVTDSISRRLITGDDMMLAHVYLDKGAIVPQHSHHNEQLTYILEGALHFWIGADGKEEVVVNAGEVLHIPSNVPHRAEALEDTLDVDIFSPPREDWLNGTDSYFHKK; from the coding sequence ATGAACACCAAGGTGCGCCATTTCCGCTGGGACAACATGCCAAAGGAGGTCGTGACCGACAGCATCTCCCGCCGGCTGATCACGGGTGACGACATGATGCTCGCCCACGTATATCTCGACAAGGGCGCGATTGTGCCGCAGCACTCGCATCACAACGAGCAGCTGACATATATCCTCGAAGGCGCTCTGCACTTCTGGATCGGCGCGGATGGAAAGGAGGAAGTGGTCGTCAACGCCGGCGAAGTTCTGCACATCCCATCCAACGTGCCGCACCGTGCGGAAGCGCTCGAAGACACGCTCGACGTCGACATCTTCAGCCCACCTCGCGAAGACTGGCTGAACGGGACCGACAGCTACTTCCACAAGAAATAG
- the nagB gene encoding glucosamine-6-phosphate deaminase yields MSAPRERIRVVVAEDDEIARLIAGRMRDVIRARQKSGDHAVLGLATGSTPIGIYRELIRMHRDEGLDFSDVVTFNLDEYFGVAPDDIHSYHRYMWENLFSHVNIARENVHIPRGDVPRDAIDAECARYEQAIRDAGGIDLQLLGIGKTGHIGFNEPGSGADSRTRIVTLDTITRRDAAADFFGEENVPTEAVTMGVATILEAREIALVATGEHKAAIVRRAAEGEQSPDVAATYLQEHPDATFYVDPAAAADLTRIATPWLVGEVKWTRDRAIDAVIWLSRLTGKSVLKLDTHDYRENHLSSLVARYGSAGPLNGEVFNALVAKVRGRSKLPHGRRIIVFSPHPDDDVISMGGMLHKLHQNGNEILVAYQTSGNIAVFDHEVRRYLDFVGRMDREFKLDDAPMRRLVNAAEHSLAIKKQGQVDSDEVQAIKRAIREAEAVSAIESFGMKRDQARFLNLPFYQTGKVHKAPVGPEDVRITLALLESHRPELIFVAGDLSDPHGTHRMCLEVVERALAEYSGEVPELWYYRGAWQEWTVAAADVLVPLSEEELREKILAIFKHQSQKDRAPFPGQDEREFWQRVEDRNRSTAALIDGLGLPEYYAMEAYVVRKHGKPIDAPAVPTSALGDAPEH; encoded by the coding sequence TTGTCTGCGCCACGGGAACGGATAAGGGTAGTCGTTGCGGAAGATGATGAAATTGCGCGGCTGATCGCGGGCAGGATGCGCGACGTGATTCGCGCGCGGCAGAAATCGGGCGACCATGCGGTGCTCGGACTTGCGACTGGAAGCACGCCGATCGGTATCTATCGAGAGCTGATCCGGATGCACCGCGACGAAGGTCTGGATTTCTCCGACGTCGTGACTTTCAATCTCGACGAATATTTTGGAGTCGCGCCGGACGACATCCACAGTTACCACCGCTACATGTGGGAGAATCTCTTTTCCCACGTCAACATTGCACGCGAGAACGTGCACATTCCCCGCGGTGACGTTCCGCGCGACGCGATCGACGCCGAATGCGCGCGATACGAGCAGGCGATTCGCGACGCCGGCGGAATAGATCTTCAATTGCTCGGCATCGGGAAGACGGGACACATCGGCTTCAACGAGCCGGGCTCCGGCGCCGACTCCCGGACGCGCATCGTCACGCTCGACACGATCACCCGGCGCGACGCCGCGGCGGATTTCTTCGGTGAGGAAAACGTTCCGACCGAAGCCGTGACGATGGGAGTTGCGACGATTCTCGAGGCGCGGGAGATCGCGCTCGTTGCCACTGGCGAGCACAAGGCCGCGATCGTGCGACGGGCCGCGGAGGGAGAGCAGAGTCCGGACGTTGCCGCGACATATCTGCAGGAACATCCCGACGCGACGTTCTACGTCGATCCTGCGGCGGCCGCGGATCTCACGCGCATTGCGACGCCGTGGCTGGTAGGCGAGGTAAAGTGGACGCGCGATCGCGCGATCGACGCGGTGATCTGGTTGAGCAGGCTCACAGGAAAATCTGTGCTCAAGCTCGACACACACGATTACCGCGAGAACCATCTAAGCTCGCTCGTTGCGCGCTACGGCTCTGCCGGCCCGCTCAACGGCGAGGTATTCAACGCGTTGGTTGCGAAGGTCCGTGGCCGCAGCAAGCTGCCGCACGGACGTCGCATCATCGTGTTCTCGCCACATCCCGACGACGACGTGATCTCGATGGGCGGGATGTTGCACAAGCTGCACCAGAACGGCAACGAGATTCTCGTCGCGTATCAGACATCGGGCAACATCGCCGTCTTCGATCACGAAGTGCGCCGGTACCTTGACTTCGTCGGCCGCATGGATCGCGAGTTCAAGCTGGACGACGCACCGATGCGGAGACTGGTCAATGCCGCGGAGCACTCGCTTGCAATCAAGAAGCAAGGACAAGTCGATTCGGACGAAGTGCAGGCGATCAAGCGCGCGATAAGGGAAGCCGAGGCAGTTTCGGCGATCGAAAGCTTCGGCATGAAGCGGGACCAGGCGCGCTTCCTCAATCTTCCGTTCTATCAGACCGGGAAAGTGCACAAGGCACCTGTTGGCCCCGAGGACGTGCGCATCACTCTCGCGCTGCTCGAGTCGCACAGGCCGGAGCTGATCTTTGTCGCTGGCGATCTGTCCGATCCGCACGGCACTCACCGGATGTGCCTGGAAGTGGTGGAGCGCGCGCTCGCGGAATATTCCGGCGAGGTGCCGGAGCTGTGGTATTATCGCGGCGCGTGGCAGGAATGGACTGTCGCTGCAGCCGATGTGCTCGTCCCGCTGTCCGAAGAAGAGCTGCGCGAAAAGATTCTCGCGATCTTCAAACATCAAAGTCAGAAGGATCGCGCTCCCTTCCCTGGCCAGGACGAGCGCGAGTTCTGGCAACGTGTCGAAGATCGCAATCGCAGCACGGCGGCGTTGATCGACGGACTTGGATTACCCGAGTACTACGCGATGGAAGCTTATGTGGTGCGAAAGCACGGCAAGCCGATCGACGCGCCCGCAGTTCCGACCAGCGCTCTGGGCGACGCGCCGGAGCATTGA